The Coregonus clupeaformis isolate EN_2021a unplaced genomic scaffold, ASM2061545v1 scaf0377, whole genome shotgun sequence nucleotide sequence CCCACTGAGAAGAAGATCAGCAGTGCGAGCGACTGCATCAACGCCATGGTGGATGGCTCTGAACTGAAGAAGGTGCGCTCCAACTCCCGCGTTTACCACCGCTACTTCCTCCTGGACGCCGACATGCAGTCTCTAAGGTGGGAACCCTCCAAAAAAGAGTCAGAGAAAGCCAAAATTGATGTCAAGGCCATCAAAGACGTGCGGACAGGGAAAAACACAGAAACTTTTAGGACCAACGGAATATATGATCAGATATCAGAGGACTGTGCCTTCTCAATCATCTATAGGGAGAACTATGAGTCTTTGGACTTGGTTGCAAACTCTGCCGATGTGGCCAACATATGGGTGACCGGGCTTAGATACCTGATATCCTATGGGAAACACACCCTGAATATGATTGAGAGCAACCAGAACAACATGCGCTCCTCCTGGCTCGGTGACCTTTTTGAGCAGGCTGATGCTAACAACAGCAAGCACATCAGTCTATGTGCTGCCGTGCAGCTAATTAAAAACCTAAACCCTGGACTCAAAAACGTTAAGATTGAACTCAAGTTCAAGGAGTTTCACAAATCTAAAGATAAGGTGGGATGTGATGTGACTAAGGAGGAGTTCATTGAAGTCTTTCATGACCTTTGCACAAGACCAGAAATTTATTTCCTCCTTGTCCAGTTCTCTAGCAACAAGGAATTTCTAGATACCAAGGATTTAACTATGTTTCTGGAGGCTGAGCAGGGTATGGCACAAGTAAGTGAAGACACCAGTCTGGAGGTCATTCAGAGCTATGAACCTTCCAAAGAGGGGCAGCTCAAGGGCTGGCTCTCCCTTGATGGGTTTACCAATTATCTAATGTCGCCAGAGTGCCACATCTTTGACCCTGAACAAAAAACAGTGTGTCAGGACATGAACCAGCCCTTGTCCCACTATTACATCAACGCTTCCCACAACACATACCTGATCGAGGATCAGTTTAGAGGCCCCTCTGACATTACAGGGTACATCCGTGCCCTCAAGATGGGCTGTCGTAGTGTAGAACTAGATGTCTGGGATGGACCAGATAATGAGCCTGTCATTTACACTGGCCACACAATGACCTCGCAGATAGTCTTCCGCAGTGTCTGTGGCGTCATCAACAAATATGCCTTTGTTGCATCTGACTTTCCCCTGATATTGTGTCTGGAGAACCACTGCTCCTTAAAGCAGCAGAGGGTCATGTTTCAGCACTTGAAAAAGATTATTGGGGATAAGATTCACATTGATCCACCCTCACCTGAGGACAGCTACCTGCCCTCACCCTTTGACCTCAAGTGTAAGATCCTGCTGAAGGGGAAGAAGCTGGGCACGACCTGCACTAGCTCGGAGGGCGAAGTGACAGATGAGGATGAGGGGGCTGAGATGTCCCAAAGAATGAACATTGAAGCCGACGAACAACAGAGCATCCCACGGAAAAGGTTCCAGCTGTCCAAGGACCTCTCTGACCTGGTAACGTTGTGTAAATCGATTGAGTTCAAAGACTTCCCAACAGCTTTCCAAAGCCAGAGGCACTGGGAACTTTGCTCGTTCAACGAGGTCTTTGCCAGTCGCTGTGCCAGTGACTTCCCAGGCGACTTTGTTAACTACAACAAGAAATTATTAGCGAGAGTCTACCCCAGCCCAATGCGGATCGACTCCAGTAACATGAACCCTCAGGACTTCTGGAAGTGTGGTTGCCAGATCGTGGCAATGAACTACCAGACCCCCGGCCTGATGATGGACCTAAACATCGGCTGGTTTCGTCAGAATGGGAACTGTGGTTATGTGCTGCGACCAGCCATAATGAGGGAGCAGGTGTCATATTTCAGTGCCAACACTAAAGACTCAGTGCCTGGCGTGTCTCCTCAGCTCTTGCACATAAAAATCATAAGTGGACAAAActtccccaaacccaaaggctcAGGCTCCAAAGGAGATGTTGTTGACCCTTACGTCTATGTGGAGATCCATGGCATACCTGCTGATTGTGCAGAGCAAAGGACTAAAACTGTCAATCAGAATGGGGAGAACCCACTGTTTGACGAAAGCTTTGAGTTTCAGATAAACCTACCTGAGCTGGCCATGGTACGCTTCGTGGTGCTGGATGATGACTACATTGGCGACGAGTTCATCGGCCAGTACACAATCCCCTTCGAGTGTCTTCAGCCGGGATTCCGGCATATACCGTTACAATCGCTAACAGGGGAAGTCCTTCCCCACGCCTGGCTGTTTGTCCATGTGGCCATTACCAACCGAAGGGGCGGGGGCAAGCCTCACAAGAGGGGGCTGTCTGTGCGCAAGGGCAAGAGAAGTCGGGAGTACGCCACCATGAGGGTGCTGGTCATCAAGGCTGTGGACGACATCTTCAAAACAGCCATACTGCCACTGAGGGAAGCCACCGACCTCAGAGAAAACATGCAGGTAAAGGAGTGAACATTATatataataagggttacatggagaatatcggacctctctgaaatgaaaatggatggccctcccttcagcaaaatatatttgacCTAATCCCTCCCTGAACgtttgtaaaaaaacaaaaaaacaagtgaccatcccctatacccaaaataatcattaaaacaaagtggatagcGGAGAACATGTCTACCGTTTACTCTCACGCTAGGACAGACCATAGCATTACATGGCAACAAATGATTTTTTTAATAGCGCACAGGGCTgtgggccagaaggttgtgggttcgcagaccaccgtggacaacagtaggggtggaaagatctcctttacagtaaaagcattgcatgaatctatcatcgtatttgcaggtCTGAGAAAAATTGCCTTTTATAAAAATATCATACAATTCTAcataatattttttaataccacacacattacaggctaagaatggacagcgCGATATCCTATGTGTTCAGCTTATCATATTTCTCTAATGCCAAGTCAGTGTGTGGTTTGCAACGAAgctgtccctgtttgcaaataattaggAATCTGAGAATGGTTCTTTTtaaaagttaggcctacctttccaccccagacagagtaggcctaccgacGCATACAAATGcaagctttaactgctggctactcttcaTCCGTGGCTTAACCCAATGAGAGATGGTCAgaagtgtttccctaaaagctgtctgggtttaaacatcttctattgtacatAGTGAAcagcttaatcaattgatagtgacagaattagattaccCAAGCAAAGTCTATGttttgtctcctcggctatagaaggttgtagctcagccACTTAATGTGCATCGGAGTCACTGCTTTCAtgggtattttacagcttgtttctagcataaagcattgcggaccaaagcactgttatagatcactttatataatccATTTAAATTTCTtcaaaatcttaagctaacaaggggtagacctgtgctttttgccattttctttaataaaaggtaggcctgtggcataccctctcataccccctcaataTGAGtgttggttttaacttaacagcccttcactgacacggGGTAGGATATTTAAAGaatgcatggtgggtggaggaattgactgAGAAAtctatggatatacagtggggagaacaagtatttgatacactgccgattttgcaggttttcctacttacaaagcatgtagaggtctgtaatttttatcataggtacacttcaactgtgagagatggaatctaaaacaaaaatccagaaaatcacattgtatgatttttaagtaattaatttgcattttattgcatgacataagtatttgatcacctaccaaccagtaagaattccggctctcacagacctgttagtgtttctttaagaagccctcctgtttctccactcattacctgtattaactgcacctgtttgaactcgttacctgtataaaagacacctgtccacacactcaatcaaacagactccaacctctccacaatggccaagaccagagagctgtgtaaggacatcagggataaaattgtagacctgcacaaggctgggatgggctacaggacaataggcaatcagcttggtgagaaggcaacaactgttggcgcaattattagaaaatggaagaagttcaagatgatggtcaatcaccctcggtctggggctccatgcaagatctcacctcgtggggcatcaatgatcatgaggaaggtgaggatcagcccagaactacacggcaggacctggtcaatgacctgaagagagctgggaccacagtctcaaagaaaaccattagtaacacactacgccgtcatggattaaaatgctgcagcgcacgcaaggtccccctgctcaagccagcgcatgtccaggcccgtctgaagtttgccaatgaccatctggatgatccagaggaggaatgggagaaggtcatgtggtctgatgagacaaaaatagagcttttggggtaaactccactcgccgtgtttggaggaagaaggatgagtacaaccccaagaacaccatcccaaccgtgaagcatggaggtggaaacatcattctttggggatgcttttctgcaaaggggacaggacgactgcaccgtattgaggggaggatggatggggccatg carries:
- the LOC123484626 gene encoding inactive phospholipase C-like protein 2 (The sequence of the model RefSeq protein was modified relative to this genomic sequence to represent the inferred CDS: added 597 bases not found in genome assembly), coding for MAEFGENDGSSPSNTGDSVALPSDKTDGKTQCEVSVFNGDCGIQAGMVGSESVAVTLPDSPWLETANNSSVGLDSKSGIPRRSSIIKDGSRQRKERKKTVSFSSMPTEKKISSASDCINAMVDGSELKKVRSNSRVYHRYFLLDADMQSLRWEPSKKESEKAKIDVKAIKDVRTGKNTETFRTNGIYDQISEDCAFSIIYRENYESLDLVANSADVANIWVTGLRYLISYGKHTLNMIESNQNNMRSSWLGDLFEQADANNSKHISLCAAVQLIKNLNPGLKNVKIELKFKEFHKSKDKVGCDVTKEEFIEVFHDLCTRPEIYFLLVQFSSNKEFLDTKDLTMFLEAEQGMAQVSEDTSLEVIQSYEPSKEGQLKGWLSLDGFTNYLMSPECHIFDPEQKTVCQDMNQPLSHYYINASHNTYLIEDQFRGPSDITGYIRALKMGCRSVELDVWDGPDNEPVIYTGHTMTSQIVFRSVCGVINKYAFVASDFPLILCLENHCSLKQQRVMFQHLKKIIGDKIHIDPPSPEDSYLPSPFDLKCKILLKGKKLGTTCTSSEGEVTDEDEGAEMSQRMNIEADEQQSIPRKRFQLSKDLSDLVTLCKSIEFKDFPTAFQSQRHWELCSFNEVFASRCASDFPGDFVNYNKKLLARVYPSPMRIDSSNMNPQDFWKCGCQIVAMNYQTPGLMMDLNIGWFRQNGNCGYVLRPAIMREQVSYFSANTKDSVPGVSPQLLHIKIISGQNFPKPKGSGSKGDVVDPYVYVEIHGIPADCAEQRTKTVNQNGENPLFDESFEFQINLPELAMVRFVVLDDDYIGDEFIGQYTIPFECLQPGFRHIPLQSLTGEVLPHAWLFVHVAITNRRGGGKPHKRGLSVRKGKRSREYATMRVLVIKAVDDIFKTAILPLREATDLRENMQNAIVPFKELCGLSAVANLKQCILALSSRLTGADNNPLLVFNLKDQYPTMEPQSLLPEVLKKVVTTYDMMIQTSKTLLENSEGVYDRILLTQKAAMEFHENLHDMAVKEGLKGRKLTKAVESFTWNITILKGQADLLKHAKSEVQENLKQIHYAALTCNLSKDGPSGSTAGSESRTRQRSLDAIPEKAMAEDELSEEDN